CTTATTGGTCGGATTTTTCCAGACCCAGTTTTAAACGAAACCATGTTCCCAGTGCAATGGTTACCTTTTGGAAGGAGGAGAGGCGAAAGGTGTGATGGAAAACATTGTATTCGTTTTCCTCAATCTTTAACAAAAGCCGATAATAAATAGCACCCATAATTTCGGAGGCAATCAAGGAGGGTCGGTCTTCGAGGGGAATTGATTCTTTGGCCTTTTGGTAAAAACCCTTTGCCCGTTGGCCTTCAAATCGCATTAAAGCTTGAAATTCAGGATTGAATTTTTCCTCTAGGAGGCTTTTTTCATTATACTTAAACTTTTCCATATCCTCTTGTGGAAGATAGATCCTCCCAAGCCCAGAATCCACTTTCACATCTCTAAGAATATTGGTTAATTGAAAAGCCAATCCCTGATGAATTGCATGTTCCCGGACAATGGGATTCTGATAGCCAAAAATTTCAATGCATATGAGTCCCACAACGGAGGCAACCCTGTAGCAGTATTCATATAAATCTGTAAAGGTTTCATACCGATGCTGGGTCAGGTCCATTTCTACCCCTCGGAGGAGCTCTAAAAAATAGTCTTTAGGAATTTTAAATTCCCTGATGGTTTCCTGAAGTTGCCTGGAAATTGGATGGGCGGGGTGGCCTGAATAACATAGGTCTACTTCCTGAAACCAAAAAGCTAGCTTTTCTTTTGCCTGTGATGGGGAGGGTGCCTCATCTATAACATTGTCCGCTAAACGGCAAAAGGCATAAACCCTTGTAATGGCTTCCCGTTTTTTTTTAGGTAGGAAGAAAAAGGAGTAAGTGAAACTGCTCCCACTGGATTGAGTAATCTGTTCTGAAGGGTTTCCCTGGTCTGTTTTGGGTCTTTTGGCCATACAAAAAGCCTTTAAAACATTTCCACTCAAGGTGGGTTGGTTGTACTCAGAGGAAATGAGGGTAGGTAATTTTTTCTCATTTTACCTTCAGATTGAAGCAAAAACTTTCACTTAATACACGTTGTTCTTTACTGGTGTGTCTTGATAACATAATAATGATTTGACTGTCAACAAAAGGGAGTCTCTATGTTTCTTAAAAAAAAATTGCCCTTTGGGTGATCGGCTGATTGTGGGGACCCTCTCCAAATTATTTATTACCTCATGGGCTGCGGTTCGTTTTACAGAATTTGTGGATTAATTGAACCTGCATCACAAATATTCCCAATGTTTATGCTATAATGCCCAGAAAGAAATGTGGAAGGCATTGGTGGATGAGGTTAAACAATTCCGGGAAGTAAACCCTACCCTTGGTATTATCTTCTTCCACCCTGTACATTGAGAGAGATGGCGGGCTTTCGTCCCATTTGCTCTAAGAGAGAGTCTTCTGCGCCGTAAAAGGTTGCCCTATGGAACAGAGAAATTATCATTGTTTGGTTTAACCTCCACCACAGTTTGTTAAAAAAATGTTAGATCCACTTCCTTATTGTGAAAATCCGTTTGGTTACGTTCGAAGAAAAACCCGGGTGGTTCAGGTGGGGGATGTGGGTATTGGGGGTGATCATCCCATTCGGGTGCAATCTATGACCATTACCGATACCCGGGATACACAGGCAACGGTTTTTCAAATCAAAGAACTGGTGGAAGTAGGCTGTGAGATTGTCCGGGTGACCGTTCCCTCTTTAGTGGAAGCAGAAAATCTTAAAGAGATTAAAGCGCTGCTTCGTCGGGAAGGGTTTAAAGTTCCCTTGGTGGCAGATATTCACTTTACCCCCAATGCGGCATTGAAGGCTGTGGAATTCGTTGAAAAGGTACGGATCAATCCCGGAAACTTTGCCGACCGGAAGCGGTTTGAGCAGAGAGAATACACCGACCGTGAATATGAGCAGG
This DNA window, taken from Nitrospiria bacterium, encodes the following:
- the hpnD gene encoding presqualene diphosphate synthase HpnD, translated to MAKRPKTDQGNPSEQITQSSGSSFTYSFFFLPKKKREAITRVYAFCRLADNVIDEAPSPSQAKEKLAFWFQEVDLCYSGHPAHPISRQLQETIREFKIPKDYFLELLRGVEMDLTQHRYETFTDLYEYCYRVASVVGLICIEIFGYQNPIVREHAIHQGLAFQLTNILRDVKVDSGLGRIYLPQEDMEKFKYNEKSLLEEKFNPEFQALMRFEGQRAKGFYQKAKESIPLEDRPSLIASEIMGAIYYRLLLKIEENEYNVFHHTFRLSSFQKVTIALGTWFRLKLGLEKSDQ